The following proteins are encoded in a genomic region of Mycoplasma sp. NEAQ87857:
- the ybeY gene encoding rRNA maturation RNase YbeY, translating into MEKQNLGLNIISHIKRAVIYKEEMEQILKNFVEYFGIKKPVLVDVTIIGPKLMKRLNAEYRKKDYVTDILSFDFRDDELYDALPFLHLGELIICWEKVERQAKQFNHSVRREFCYLFTHGLVHLKGYDHEVEEERIEMNNIVDAIFKPLNITRED; encoded by the coding sequence ATGGAAAAACAAAATTTAGGTTTAAATATTATTTCACATATTAAACGAGCTGTCATCTACAAAGAAGAAATGGAACAAATATTAAAAAACTTTGTTGAATATTTTGGTATTAAAAAACCAGTATTAGTTGATGTCACTATTATTGGTCCAAAATTAATGAAAAGACTAAATGCAGAGTATCGTAAAAAAGATTATGTAACTGATATTTTATCTTTTGATTTTAGAGATGATGAATTATATGATGCATTGCCTTTTTTACACTTAGGTGAGTTGATTATTTGTTGAGAAAAAGTTGAAAGACAAGCTAAACAATTTAATCATTCAGTAAGAAGAGAATTTTGCTATCTTTTTACTCATGGGTTAGTTCATTTAAAAGGTTATGATCATGAAGTAGAAGAAGAAAGAATTGAAATGAACAACATTGTAGATGCCATTTTTAAACCTTTAAATATTACAAGGGAGGATTAA
- the cdd gene encoding cytidine deaminase, producing the protein MEFNKLKDLLKYSYAPYSNFQVAAIAIDENGKEYYGVNVENAAYPSGLCAERSALFGSVAYGAKVGTFKEIHIISRKNQIISPCAGCRQVMTEFFLPNGKVFQYSNDGKQMRINTIDELVPYSIREADIK; encoded by the coding sequence ATGGAATTTAATAAACTAAAAGATCTATTAAAGTATTCTTATGCACCATATTCAAACTTTCAAGTTGCTGCTATTGCAATTGATGAAAATGGTAAAGAATACTATGGGGTAAATGTTGAAAATGCAGCATACCCTTCAGGGTTATGTGCTGAAAGAAGTGCGTTATTTGGTTCTGTTGCTTATGGAGCTAAAGTAGGAACTTTTAAAGAAATTCATATCATTAGTAGAAAAAATCAAATCATCAGTCCTTGTGCTGGATGTAGACAAGTGATGACTGAGTTTTTTTTACCCAATGGTAAGGTATTTCAATATAGCAACGATGGAAAACAAATGCGTATAAACACAATTGATGAGTTAGTACCTTATTCAATTAGAGAGGCAGATATTAAATAA
- a CDS encoding pseudouridine synthase, protein MQTIRIDKFITSNSSYSRSQIKILIKKQGIKVNGEIINGIVSVNPDIDTVTVFGETIHNHDELIYIALNKPKNYVCANIDLVDKTIFDILKKEYLAFRKLHSVGRLDKDTEGLLIITNDGKFTHNITSPRKKVNKTYFVKVNKTLDLDLVNHFKKGINIGEKKLTKSSQLKILDHYTCHLTILEGKYHQVKRMFKAFGYDVLYLQRIAIGGLFLDDLNINVGESIVLTKEQLAQIAK, encoded by the coding sequence ATGCAAACAATAAGGATAGACAAATTTATTACTTCAAATTCAAGTTATTCAAGATCGCAAATAAAAATTTTAATTAAAAAACAAGGAATAAAAGTTAATGGTGAAATTATTAATGGTATAGTAAGTGTTAATCCAGATATTGATACAGTTACTGTTTTTGGTGAAACTATTCACAATCATGATGAGTTGATTTATATTGCATTAAATAAACCAAAGAATTATGTTTGTGCAAATATTGATTTAGTTGATAAAACTATTTTTGACATTCTTAAAAAAGAATATCTAGCCTTTAGAAAGCTTCATTCGGTGGGAAGATTAGATAAAGATACTGAAGGTTTATTAATAATTACTAACGATGGGAAATTTACTCACAATATAACTTCACCAAGAAAGAAAGTTAATAAAACATACTTTGTTAAAGTTAATAAAACTTTAGATTTAGATTTAGTAAATCACTTTAAAAAAGGTATAAATATCGGTGAAAAGAAATTAACAAAGTCATCGCAATTAAAAATATTAGATCATTATACATGTCATTTAACCATTTTAGAAGGAAAGTATCATCAAGTTAAAAGAATGTTTAAGGCATTTGGTTATGATGTTCTTTATCTACAAAGAATTGCAATTGGTGGTTTATTTCTTGATGATCTGAATATTAATGTTGGAGAAAGTATTGTTTTAACTAAAGAGCAATTAGCTCAAATAGCAAAATAA
- a CDS encoding MAG1140 family protein, giving the protein MLNKLIKDYKIEFFILFIIIALFGFLVFLIIGYKIEKYYTINILNDDSKLVVTNIEYNKFPEASKILINYDNKQYFFDYEVKEIYDNKLIIDSTSLLSFLETKNIKFTPAIVFDQNQKIIDLFIGL; this is encoded by the coding sequence ATGTTGAACAAATTAATCAAAGATTATAAAATAGAATTTTTTATTTTATTTATTATTATTGCTTTATTTGGTTTTTTAGTTTTTTTAATTATTGGTTATAAAATTGAAAAATACTACACAATTAATATTTTGAATGATGATTCAAAATTAGTAGTAACCAATATTGAATATAATAAATTTCCTGAAGCTAGCAAAATATTAATTAATTATGATAATAAACAATATTTCTTTGATTATGAAGTAAAAGAAATTTATGATAATAAATTAATAATTGATTCCACTTCACTTCTTAGTTTCTTAGAAACTAAGAATATTAAATTTACTCCCGCAATAGTTTTTGATCAAAATCAAAAAATTATTGATTTATTTATTGGTCTTTAA
- a CDS encoding Mbov_0121 family peptidase domain-containing ABC transporter, which produces MKTTQLDKRDCSLYVLQRNIQRLLDDDIDINELKNLTIYAKNGISLNNLLSIAKKYGLKFDAFNANIDQLCNLEKSGFPIAAIIRNQNFLHMVEITKINKHYVYYFDPAVNKVIKETIVEFTDKFAKVLIHFTKSKTIKNTIKSEQINNFNTFNVKNLYLLLVYLIEFFISFSFPFVNKIFINYLINFKLEKHLYIISIFILWSILINLFANLISNKIANKIIQINVFNKTKEVVGLLGSNNSKIIQQLSTSEIKNRVFAISLINKFTFGFYPIIISNIVSIILSFILFYNINFNLIIILIIYTFVNLLLNFINKYFYDKNYFNLVNEQLVVETNFENYINHLKTPYEQLLSQNLFVKYYQSYLTLTNKSVNFNNKLNTIQIIQQTWETMIPFIILIASAFEIWKGNLTIVSMIFFLTSASLFTRPIKSFFNLFIEYQEYKKAIIMLKVFNLEIDNNQFNNSNIQTIKKFTISYISYSPTSDVNNKILGISRLIIDKNVILFGSNGCGKTTLCKILNGNLKIDYGDILINDQKVDLFKDDELKNKIYYIGNNDLNLNISIVEYLNLQTTDNINQVWNYFGVDKIINRLKINLNANLNSLSKGQLQLVKLLKLLLIPYDVIILDEAFENLDNVCFEHIKKIIKKYFANKLIIEISHNNKFVYPESEKINVEQINQRL; this is translated from the coding sequence ATGAAAACAACACAATTAGACAAACGTGATTGCTCACTTTATGTGTTGCAACGTAATATACAACGACTTTTAGATGATGATATTGATATTAATGAATTAAAGAATTTGACCATATATGCTAAAAATGGAATTTCATTAAACAACTTATTATCGATCGCTAAAAAATACGGTCTTAAATTTGATGCTTTTAATGCCAATATTGATCAATTATGCAATTTAGAAAAATCAGGATTTCCAATTGCTGCAATTATTAGAAATCAAAATTTCTTACATATGGTCGAAATTACAAAAATTAATAAACATTATGTTTATTATTTTGATCCTGCAGTTAATAAAGTAATTAAAGAAACAATTGTAGAATTTACTGATAAATTTGCAAAAGTTTTAATACATTTTACTAAAAGCAAAACAATCAAAAATACAATTAAATCAGAACAAATTAATAATTTCAATACCTTCAATGTTAAAAACTTGTATTTATTATTAGTGTATTTAATTGAATTTTTTATTTCCTTTAGCTTTCCATTTGTCAATAAAATTTTTATTAATTATTTAATTAATTTTAAGCTTGAAAAACACTTATATATTATTTCGATATTTATTTTGTGATCAATTTTAATAAATTTATTTGCTAATTTAATTTCAAATAAGATTGCTAATAAAATTATTCAAATTAATGTATTTAACAAAACAAAAGAAGTTGTTGGATTGCTTGGAAGTAATAATTCAAAAATAATTCAACAATTATCAACATCAGAAATTAAGAATCGTGTATTTGCTATTTCATTAATTAATAAATTTACTTTTGGATTTTATCCAATAATTATTTCTAATATTGTTTCAATTATCCTATCATTTATTTTGTTCTATAATATCAACTTTAATTTGATAATTATTTTAATTATTTATACTTTTGTTAATCTATTACTAAACTTTATTAATAAGTATTTTTATGATAAAAATTATTTTAATTTAGTTAATGAGCAATTAGTTGTAGAAACTAATTTTGAAAATTATATTAATCATCTAAAAACACCATATGAACAATTATTGAGTCAAAATTTATTTGTTAAGTATTATCAAAGTTATTTAACTTTAACTAATAAATCTGTTAATTTCAATAATAAATTAAATACTATTCAAATAATTCAGCAAACTTGGGAAACAATGATTCCATTTATTATTCTTATTGCAAGTGCTTTTGAAATTTGAAAAGGAAATTTAACTATCGTTAGTATGATTTTCTTTTTAACATCTGCAAGTCTTTTTACTAGACCAATTAAATCCTTTTTTAATTTATTCATTGAATATCAAGAATATAAAAAAGCAATAATAATGCTAAAAGTATTTAATTTAGAAATTGATAATAATCAATTTAATAATAGCAATATTCAAACTATTAAAAAGTTTACTATAAGTTATATTTCATATTCACCAACAAGTGATGTAAATAATAAAATACTTGGAATTTCTAGGTTAATTATTGATAAAAATGTAATTCTTTTTGGATCAAATGGATGTGGTAAAACTACCTTATGTAAGATATTAAATGGAAATTTAAAAATTGATTATGGAGATATTTTAATAAATGATCAAAAGGTTGATTTATTTAAAGATGATGAATTAAAAAATAAAATTTATTACATTGGTAATAATGACTTAAATTTAAATATATCAATTGTTGAGTATTTAAATCTTCAAACCACAGATAACATTAACCAAGTATGAAATTATTTTGGAGTAGATAAAATTATTAATCGCTTAAAAATTAATCTAAATGCAAATTTAAATAGTTTATCTAAGGGTCAATTGCAATTAGTTAAATTGCTTAAACTTTTATTAATCCCTTATGATGTAATTATTTTAGATGAAGCTTTTGAAAACTTAGACAATGTTTGCTTTGAGCATATTAAAAAAATAATTAAAAAATATTTTGCTAATAAATTAATTATAGAAATTAGTCACAACAATAAATTTGTTTATCCTGAAAGTGAGAAAATCAATGTTGAACAAATTAATCAAAGATTATAA
- the era gene encoding GTPase Era, with amino-acid sequence MKICFATIVGRPNVGKSSLLNAIVGYDVAIVTDTAQTTRDQITGIYTEDNYQIIFTDTPGIHKPQNKLGESLNKNAYDSLKNIDLVLFLTPSDEKLGPGDRLILEKIQNFSNKIGVISKVNKIKGNPELLIEKIKSLEPYGFKQILATDVDNFKSIDSLIQEIKTYAYEGQAQYDEDYITDKSMRFIAKEIIRESAINQLYDELPHSIAVEVENFIEQDEHLTIDATIYVKKSSQKGMVIGKGASKIKKIGQDARLKISHQFQIPTTLNLKVKIAKKWIDDEGMLSRFGYK; translated from the coding sequence ATGAAAATCTGTTTTGCAACTATTGTTGGACGTCCTAATGTTGGTAAAAGTTCATTACTAAATGCCATTGTTGGATATGATGTAGCAATAGTAACTGACACAGCACAAACCACAAGAGATCAAATTACAGGAATTTATACTGAAGATAATTACCAAATCATCTTCACTGATACTCCAGGGATTCATAAACCACAAAATAAACTTGGTGAATCATTAAATAAAAATGCTTATGATTCATTAAAAAACATTGATTTGGTTTTATTTTTAACTCCAAGTGATGAAAAATTAGGACCTGGAGATAGATTAATATTAGAAAAAATCCAAAACTTTTCTAATAAAATCGGTGTTATTTCTAAAGTTAATAAAATTAAAGGTAATCCAGAATTGTTAATTGAGAAAATCAAATCACTAGAACCTTATGGTTTTAAACAAATATTAGCTACTGATGTTGATAACTTTAAATCAATTGATAGTTTAATTCAAGAAATTAAAACATATGCATATGAAGGTCAAGCTCAGTATGATGAAGATTATATTACTGATAAGTCAATGAGATTTATTGCCAAAGAAATTATTCGTGAATCAGCTATTAATCAACTATATGATGAATTACCTCATTCTATTGCTGTTGAAGTTGAAAACTTCATCGAACAAGATGAACATTTAACTATTGATGCTACTATTTATGTTAAAAAATCTTCTCAAAAAGGAATGGTAATTGGTAAAGGAGCATCAAAAATCAAAAAAATTGGTCAAGATGCTAGATTAAAAATTTCTCATCAATTTCAAATTCCTACCACTTTAAATTTAAAAGTTAAAATAGCTAAGAAATGAATTGATGATGAAGGGATGCTTAGTCGTTTTGGATATAAATAA